DNA sequence from the Pomacea canaliculata isolate SZHN2017 linkage group LG7, ASM307304v1, whole genome shotgun sequence genome:
attcgACTCTGTCTCTCGAAAATTACTTTGGCCAATCCTTACCAAACATGGTATACATGGTAAactacacacatgcatccaaaatatgtacaaatcgGTTAAAGCCCGTGTGAGATGTGGAGACGATTTCACGAATTACATTGAGTGCACAAAGGGAGTTAAGCAAGGAGATGTGTGCAGCCCTATACTTTTCTCACTTTTTATTAATGAGCTAGCTTTAGAAATTATGAATAATGGAAAACATGGGGCAACCTTTACACATGAATTTATGgaaatattcattcttttatttgcagatgatattGTATTGATGTCCGAAACTATAGTAGGACTACAACACAgctaaatactttatataatGCATCAGTACGACTGGGCCTAAATGTTAATCTAAACAAgagtaatattgttgtttttagaaaaggggGATTTTTAGCAGCGAGTGAAAGGTGGCTCTATGGAggtatgcaaataaatgtggtAAATACATATAAGTATTTAGGCTTTACTTCTCCACAAGATTAAGTTTTTCCCGTGCGTCTGAAGACCTAACTGCTAAGGCCAAGAAAGCAGTATTCTGCatcattaatacattatacaaGATAGGAAACcattctgttaatgttttacCAGACTATTTGACATGCAGTTAAACCAGTCTTATGTTATGCAGCCAAAGTTTGGGGCCTTCATGGAAATGTCTGtatagaaattgaaaaagtCCACACATAtgctatgaaaagatttttgggGGTGGGTACACGCACACCCAACATGATGATATACGGTGATTTTGGCAGATATCCACTTTTCGTTAGCATATACATAAGCTGTGTCAGATATTGGATAAAATTAACAAGGATGGAGCAACAAAGACTCCCATGGAGAgcttacaaaatgttagaaCGATTAGACAATAATGGAAAGCAAAACTGGGTATCTGAGATCAGGTTACTTCTTTTTAGATATGGTTTTGGACATGTTTGGCTAAATCAAGGAGTGGAATCAGtaagcaattttataaaatgttttaaacaaagattgattgattgccactggcaagaatgggattttataatcaatagcagtgaaaggtatagtttctataagtcaattaaatctgcgactcacagagagatgtatttgagtttagatgttaatagcttcatcagaaatgcattagtgagaattcgatttggtatttcagatataatgacacatactttaagatattctgtcaataatataagtaaaatatgccCTATGTGTGTCAAATTGATGAGAGATGAGTTCCATTTATACTATGTTGTCCATGCTTGaaagatctgagaaaaaatttcattccaccaatgtactacactagaccaaataactccaaactgcagatgcttatgtcaacaagtaatgaaacaatactgtccaatcttgccaagtttttatatttagcgacaaagaaaagatatgcTATTCCATGATAATAACactatgtattttttgtgacatgttgaatccttttgaatgggcccaaaggcctaacaaataaactacagtgatacctcggttctcgaacgccttggttttcgaccaaatcggtattcgaccaggaaattcgagaaaattttgtcttggaatccgaacaaatatttggaactcgaacatccgaacgtccgagatgagccgagttgagccgaatggcgttcattcagccagagatctgtagggacctacagatctctgattcagcccagcgcgccttgcttgcgtcatcagtgtgagtgcagagagagagagtgacgtttttgtggagagagtcatgaaatgtgtgcaaattgggcagaaatcgcaaattttgttgaacaacatcaccctgataaagtggtagcaaatagagcagttaacatttttaatgacaatgttatgtccactttccgcaaaattttgcaaaggagaaaaaaacagcaaacaattgacaaattcttccgtaaagaaatcagacaagcaactgcagagcaagattctgattctcctcagcaaaagatacagagaacagaaacacccgaagagcagttaccctctgtttttattgaagaggactccccttcaatacaataaccatcccccttccctcctcctccacattcattccctcctgccataaagtttggtagaggtacagtaaatgaaacacaatttactgtactgtacagtacattttatttatttttttttgttttaaaatacacttttatttcttatttcttgttgagactcatgtttttctacatatatatacaaattaggccagtaaataggcattttctggggcttggaacgaattaatccagtttccattatttcctatgggtttcattgcttcggttctcgaacaatttggttctcgaccgtcctcccggaacgaattatgttcgagaaccgaggtatcactgtattcgtattcgtattcgtacACAGGGCTGTACAACCAGTCCTACTGTTGATGTACACCAGGCTGTACAACCAGTCCTACTGTTGATGTACACAGGGCTGTACAACAGTCCTACTGTTGATATACACCAGGTTGTACAACCAGTCCTACTGTTAATGTACACCAGGCTGTACAACCAGTCCTACTGTTGATGTACACCAGGCTGTACAACCAGTCCTACTGTTGATGTACACCAGGCTGTACAACCAGTCCTACTGTTGATGTACACAGGGCTGTATACACCAGTCCTACTGTTGATGTACACCAGGCTGTACAACCAGTCCTACTGTTGATATACACCAGGCTGTACAACCAGTCCTACTGTTGATGTACACAGGGCTGTATACACCAGTCCTACTGTTGATGTACACCAGGCTGTACAACCAGTCCTACTGTTGATATACAACATGCTGTATACACCAGTTCCACAGTTAATGTACACAAAGATGTACACACCAGTCCTACTGTTGATATACATGATGCTGTACACACCAGTCCTACCTACCCCTGTGACTGACACAGTCAAATTAAGTTTGATCACAGGCAATTCTCTTAAAGTTGCTCTCAACTGCTtccattcttattttaaatacactCATTCATGCCTGGTGTTAATTATAAATCATGCATATCTATTTTGTTTGGTCTCATGAAGCTctttatattgtatatttggCTGTTTATTAAATGATGATATGTAATACATTGATTTGTAAGAAATTGTTGTGTGCATCTGTCAAGTACACTTAGTACAGTATGTTTTGCTTGGTCTTGTgtacaaataatatatttttcatgtgCATCAACCATTTGCTTTTCCTCTTCAAGGATCATTTAATGTTTTCTATATCactatctttgtttatttcagtgGTACATAAACAACAGCAGAATGTTTATCTGTTAAATAAAGAGACAACAGACGAGAAGTGTGATGAGATGATTGCCAGTGGCCAGGCTGCAATGGCGATGCAGGTTCACTCAGATTCAACCAGACACTGAGAACCACACTAGGAAGTTCCATGCTGACTTTAATATGAGTGTATATCAACCATTTTATATAcagaaatatgtacatgtacaagCCACACACCTTGGCTttaatatgaatatattttatatatatatgaatgtatgTCGTATAAAACGTGTGGAAATAAAAGCCACACACCTTGTGGGGAAGAAGATAACTTGTATCAGAGCAGAGAAGGATGATATACAACCAGTTACCTGTCTACGGGGTAGGACTGTACTTTGGAAAGCATTTGTAGTACCCTAGAGAAGTGGAGGGTGGGACAactgaggtcagaggtgagaAGAGGGGAGTAACTGGAgttacatcaaagaaagatttcagtCTTGGCACCGGAGCTCCCTTGAGGGTCGCCTACGACACAGACAAAGACCTCGGGGTGGTAGAACATGCCGACTGGGCAGTACTGCACCCAGTATTGGCCTGTGATGTCACAGTGGATGTAGCGGGTGTGGTCGCACAGATACGGGTGGAAGAACTTGCCTGCTGCCAGCATCTCGGGTGTGCAGGGGTTGATCATGGTGGCGGGTAGGTTGGTGGTGGGTGCAAGTGGATGATCCACCACACAGGTCAGCAGCTCTTGATTCCAAACCTCCAGAGTTGGGCATGTCTGTAGCCAGGCCCCACCCCAGGGGTCACAGTGAATGAACCTGCAACACACGTGACACAGTGAATGAACCTGTGCACAGGTCACTCAGCTGTCAGCAGGTACCTTGCATTGGTCCTCATCATTCATTCCAACCACCTGGAGATTCCCTATACTCACAGCTGCCTGTCGGGTGGGTACTCAAAGAAGAAGTACTGGGCGAGTAGTTTCTCTGGGGTACACGGGTTCGGGTAAGAGGCAGGTAGAGGTCTGCCATAGGGTACCCCAGATACCTCGCTGCCGCAGCTCAAGCTACCCGAGTTGAAGGTTTGACCCCGCGGGCAGAGTGTGACGTAAGCGTTGCCACGGTAATCACATCGGATAAATTTATTGGAGTCGTAGATGTAGGGAAAGATGGTCTTGCCTGCCAGCAGCGCCTCACGGGTACAGGGGTTCTGGAAGCTGAGGTCtcctgtaaaacacacacatacacctgagGTCTCCTGTAAACACAAGTATACCACAGGTCtcctgtaaaacacacacatacacctgagGTCTCCTGTAAACAAGTCAGCACACCTGTACACCCACAAGTCCACCTTGAAATACTGGGTCTGCAATAACCGCTCAGGTCCATGGTGGGATCAGTTTAGGGATTTGCTAGGTTGCTCAGCAACTGGTCAGCTCAGCCAATGATTGGTTGAGTCGGTGAGTACCACTGACTAACACATAAAGTCTGCTCATCGGTCACTGCAGGCCGGCGACGCAGAAAtaagtttaattaaaataaccTCATTGAGGATTGCAGACAATGAGTTGAGACAAATGTGTTTGTCTTTAGATGAAAGACGAGACAAGTGAAGTACAGGTGTGTGTAGGTAAGAAGTAAACAGGAGAACgttcaaagggaagtaactcacTTGTGTCACAAACATCTGTAAGAAGAGTTATCTGCTGAAGTAGATCCGACTTTGTACAATCTCGACACACCTGGTCGTTACAACACCTTACTGGCCATGCTGTAACATAGAGGATCGTTACAACACCTTGCTTGTCATTCTGTCACAACCCTTGCTTATTTCTAACCTGCAGACAGCTTCTCTGAGCGAGTGACAAGACGGACAAGGTGGACAAGACGGACAAGGTGGACAAGACGGACAAGGTGGACAAGACGGACAAGGCACTTTACAATCATTTGTGCCAGAAATTAGTACTGAAATGTGAAAATACACTAAAGTCTGTTCTGCTTACATCACgttaaatttgtaaatttgcTCACACAGCTGGAGAACTAAAAGCTTTGATGAAACTTTCCACTGTAGCTATGTGTACCCACTTCTGTCTACTGTAGCTCTGTCTACTCACGCCTGTCTACTGTGGCTGTCTACTCACGcctgtctactgtctactgtAGCTCTGTCTACTCACGCCTGTCTACTGTGGCTGTCTACTCACGCCTGTCTATGTCTACTCACGCCTGTCTACTGTGGCGATGTGTATTCGGAAGCCAGTGCACTGCTCTATGGCGGCCAGCGACGGCGGCAGCTGCGTGCCCACGACACTGATGTACACCGGCAGCCCGTCGTTagctgatgacgtcagcaggtaGGCAGGACGACCGTCCCGAGCTGTGTACTTGTGGGTGTACAGGGCGGGGCTGGGCTTGGGGTTGGTGAAGGACACGTACACATCCAGGGTGCCGCACTGGACTTCAAACATCTGCAAGTCAAGCACCCCACACTGACTGTCATCACCATACTGACTGTCATCACCACACCTGCTGTCGTCACAAACATTGTCATCGAGTCAATGGACGACTAACGTGTCTCTGCTCCCCAATCCTGTCTGTGTTGAGAATATTAACGAAGTTCATAGTTGACAGTAATtaagacatgacatgacacgtTATCATACACATTGTAGTATCACTATGACAACTAACCACTGTTTTGTTCGGCTCCTGCCTGGGGATGACGAAGGCTCCAGTGTCCTGAGTAGAGTTGAGCTCGATGTTGGTCTTGTCCACGCCAATAGTCTGGtgtgctgcacacacacacacagagtgagagatagacacacacacacacacatatacacacagagtgagagatagagacacacacatacacacagagtgagagatagagagacacacgcacacacagagtgagagatagagagacatacatacacagagatagacacacgcacacacatacacagagatagacacacacacacacatatacacacagagtgagagatagacacacacatacacagagatagacacacgcacacacatacacagagatagacacacacacacatatacacacagagtgagagatagacacacacacacacacatacacacagagtgagagatagagagacacacacatttacacacagagatagacacacacacacagagtgagagagagacacacacacacagagaaagacatacacagagtgagagagatagagagagacacacacatatacacacagagtgagaggtagagagacacacacatacacagagatagacacacgcacacacatacacagagtgagagagagacacacacacagagaaagacaaacacacatacacagagtgagagagatagagagagacacacactcacatactcaTATACGCACGCACACCATACaccacacaagcaaacaaacatacaaaagcaGAACATATAAATATACGTTAAAAGGAATAAAACACGAAGAAGGTAGAGGTGACGTGATGTGTTACATATTTAACAAAGTGACGTTGTTATGTTTTTCCAAGCAATGTCTGGATTGCACACACCATATGTCTATACGTTGGGGAATGTTCCCAGTGCAATTACTCGAATGTTCCCAGTGCAATTACTCGAATGTTCCCAGTGTAACTACTCGAATGTTCCCAGTGCAATTACTCTAATGTTCCCAGTGTGATTACTCGTAGTCAAACTTGAGACATGAGCTGTAGAGCAGTGACGTGCTACAATAAAAGTACAAGACAGATACGCCACGTGTCACGTGTTTAGTCTCTTGTCTTTATCCGGGTCTCACGTTCACACGTTGTGTTTCTATGAGAGGAAACGTTGCCAAGGAAACGTTACCAATGCGTGTGCTTTACACTCGTAGGGACTGCATGTTGCTAATGTATGTTGTTTACACTCATGGAGACAACATGTTACCGGTGCACGTGCTGCGCTGTATCTCATagatgatgctgctgatgacggCGAAGTCGTCAAGCGTGAAGACGTGCAGACATTTCGGTTGAGTGGCCACGGCCTTCAGCTCTGGCAGACTGTACCCGCCCACCCCGATTGCAAACACGGCGGCCTGTCCTTCGTCCTGTCAACAGGAGAGGTCACAACCTGAGGTTGCTGTCAACAACTACACATCAACAAAATATGTATTATACAGTGTGTGCGTACATGTGCACAGAGCaggtgtgtaagtgtgtaagtgtgcgtgTGCGCTTAGTAAACcaatgtaaaacaaacaacttactagaaataaatatttgcaatCAACGTAACACAATAATTCACACCCAAATACTCGCATATACAGACATGCACGTAAGCACgcttgcaaacacacacacgtccgccacagatatacatatacatgtatgtatggCACTTGTTGGCACGTGACGAGGGCTGTGCTGTTCAGGTTTGTTGTCAAAGATGTCGTAGCTGAACTGTACATATCTTGTTTGTGATTCTCCTTTCTTTTATCCTTCGTGATTCAAGTAGCTGAAGAGGATTCGTTTTAATTATCATTTCatt
Encoded proteins:
- the LOC112568475 gene encoding uncharacterized protein LOC112568475, with translation MHPRSGWYVVVTWLLLTLAATPGADQGADTTREANKGGASVVEAVVDLIRSNCIFSEDRLFLRRLAYVESRDGTDIKTYRPGYDGGIWQVDEDKFNATLACSSVLATYCAKIRQPPFNINWRSVTWSDLRKPLYSGLAATFYLLLRLGDSTSAIPGDIKNQSILWSQYYRPGLHPSNFESVADNSTAFDCKRETDMVFVLDSSGSISDSNFDLSLDFAARVVEAMSIPEPLRVAALIYANSPVIEFNFSKEQTSPGVAAAIRGIRRVTGGTATDKALDMARSSLLSNSSSAREGANRVVVLVTDGQSDNTNRTIQAAERLRDEGQAAVFAIGVGGYSLPELKAVATQPKCLHVFTLDDFAVISSIIYEIQRSTCTAHQTIGVDKTNIELNSTQDTGAFVIPRQEPNKTVMFEVQCGTLDVYVSFTNPKPSPALYTHKYTARDGRPAYLLTSSANDGLPVYISVVGTQLPPSLAAIEQCTGFRIHIATVDRPWPVRCCNDQVCRDCTKSDLLQQITLLTDVCDTRDLSFQNPCTREALLAGKTIFPYIYDSNKFIRCDYRGNAYVTLCPRGQTFNSGSLSCGSEVSGVPYGRPLPASYPNPCTPEKLLAQYFFFEYPPDRQLFIHCDPWGGAWLQTCPTLEVWNQELLTCVVDHPLAPTTNLPATMINPCTPEMLAAGKFFHPYLCDHTRYIHCDITGQYWVQYCPVGMFYHPEVFVCVVGDPQGSSGAKTEIFL